One region of Halohasta litchfieldiae genomic DNA includes:
- a CDS encoding Mur ligase family protein, with protein sequence MWSSRQTVKKQALDGLRTVASGVVEALGAGPAHRRRLDEIDTRIVVSGVRGKSSVANWLHEQFVSRGYDTYTKITGSDAQVRYNDTVSEIEREQQVRLYENERELARFDSIDVAIVENQGIRPYTTRLVNEQFVDPDLVFLTNVREDHLDTLGRDRTQIARSLTRAVPQGTSVVCAEQYKPLREYIQTELERRDAPVTFVDPPSGTESVPGSECVYGLNDVLAAVGEPPVPTQEIQDRIDTLRPSWQQLPGGRVYNAAAVNDVQSTELVRQSLVEDRETVIEPVLNLRWDRRGRTVSFIRYLDDLYESGAVEQTHIVGDDQQLFETTASLPVVRHDTETESPAAVLDDAVASGRPVVLMGNTVTAFMEAMAREIESRAGTDSDAPEATTAPETA encoded by the coding sequence ATGTGGTCGAGCCGCCAAACAGTGAAAAAGCAGGCACTCGACGGACTCCGCACTGTCGCCAGCGGTGTTGTCGAGGCACTTGGTGCCGGTCCCGCCCACCGTCGGCGGCTCGATGAGATCGATACCCGAATCGTCGTCAGTGGTGTCCGCGGGAAGTCATCGGTGGCCAACTGGCTGCACGAACAGTTCGTCAGCCGCGGCTACGACACCTACACCAAGATAACCGGATCCGATGCACAGGTTCGCTACAACGACACCGTCTCCGAGATCGAGCGCGAACAGCAGGTCAGACTGTACGAAAACGAGCGTGAGCTGGCTCGGTTCGACAGTATCGACGTCGCAATCGTCGAGAATCAAGGAATCAGACCCTACACGACACGGCTGGTCAACGAGCAGTTCGTCGACCCCGATCTGGTGTTTCTCACCAATGTCCGGGAGGACCACCTCGACACGCTAGGCCGTGATCGCACCCAGATCGCTCGGTCGCTCACCCGTGCAGTCCCTCAGGGGACATCAGTTGTCTGTGCCGAACAGTACAAACCGCTACGTGAGTACATCCAGACCGAACTCGAGCGTCGGGATGCACCAGTTACCTTCGTCGACCCGCCGTCGGGGACCGAGAGCGTGCCAGGCAGTGAGTGTGTGTATGGGCTCAACGACGTGCTCGCAGCAGTCGGTGAGCCGCCTGTTCCAACCCAAGAGATCCAGGACCGAATCGATACGCTTCGTCCGTCGTGGCAGCAGCTTCCTGGTGGTCGGGTGTACAATGCGGCGGCGGTCAACGACGTCCAGAGCACGGAACTCGTTCGACAGTCGCTCGTTGAGGATCGGGAGACAGTAATCGAACCAGTGTTGAACCTCCGGTGGGATCGCCGGGGGCGAACGGTGTCGTTCATCCGCTATCTCGACGACCTCTACGAGTCGGGGGCAGTCGAGCAGACCCACATCGTCGGCGACGATCAACAGCTGTTCGAGACGACCGCCTCCCTCCCGGTCGTTCGCCACGACACCGAGACTGAATCGCCGGCGGCAGTTCTAGATGACGCGGTAGCCTCGGGTCGGCCAGTGGTGCTGATGGGCAACACAGTCACGGCGTTCATGGAGGCGATGGCCAGGGAAATCGAGAGCCGAGCAGGGACAGACAGTGACGCTCCGGAGGCGACAACCGCTCCAGAAACAGCCTGA
- a CDS encoding poly-gamma-glutamate biosynthesis protein PgsC/CapC: protein MLIATAVLLCGLVAGIIAAQLYGLRLGGVLIVPLVAVYLLRSFGTFPVFVLSTVAAYASISYIKTRLPLYGRQLFVLSIFIGALVPVTIVELLVAGVGAETAITDVEFLGSVLPGIAAYNFHRLDTEQRVLDGVVSLAVLLFLVVVGIGLTFLVGLSPLAGTLPPLLLAPKSDIALAFGLTVDRPPLPVITSNSLSLVLVIAGMAIAELVRFRYQLRVAGIIVVPLVVLITFRNGMLLPVWMLATVGAYGSIQLVHWWTLLYGRVLLAFGIIVSILTTVSLVSVVPVIHGVLPFFVGLLGGVTAYNIHVVPPRERPATIAVIAGTLVTVGFIARLLVTPPPTGLLTEVTVQQLQLGAVIVLLALAVLANLERIEPPQSVSNPTEPMDPLSGWRGGD, encoded by the coding sequence ATGCTCATTGCAACAGCCGTACTGCTCTGTGGGTTAGTTGCTGGTATCATCGCCGCACAGCTGTATGGTCTCAGACTCGGTGGTGTCCTCATCGTCCCGCTCGTTGCGGTGTACCTCCTGCGGAGCTTCGGGACCTTCCCGGTGTTCGTCCTCAGCACAGTAGCAGCATACGCCTCGATCAGCTACATCAAAACTCGACTCCCGTTGTACGGCCGCCAGCTGTTCGTCCTCTCTATTTTCATCGGGGCGCTCGTTCCGGTCACTATCGTCGAACTACTCGTGGCTGGGGTTGGTGCCGAGACAGCGATTACAGATGTCGAGTTCCTCGGAAGTGTGCTCCCCGGCATCGCCGCCTACAACTTCCACCGTCTCGACACTGAGCAGCGAGTGCTCGATGGCGTCGTCAGTCTGGCAGTGCTGTTGTTCCTGGTCGTCGTCGGGATCGGGCTCACGTTCCTCGTCGGTCTCTCACCGCTGGCCGGGACGCTTCCACCGCTGCTGCTCGCCCCGAAGTCGGATATTGCGCTCGCCTTCGGGCTGACGGTCGACCGGCCACCGCTTCCAGTGATCACATCAAACAGTCTCTCGCTTGTCCTCGTCATCGCCGGGATGGCCATCGCAGAGCTGGTTCGGTTCCGGTACCAGCTTCGTGTCGCCGGGATCATCGTCGTCCCGCTTGTCGTCCTCATCACCTTCCGTAACGGAATGTTACTGCCGGTGTGGATGCTCGCCACCGTTGGGGCCTACGGTAGTATCCAGCTCGTCCACTGGTGGACACTCCTCTACGGACGCGTGTTGCTGGCGTTCGGCATCATCGTGAGCATACTCACGACAGTCTCGTTGGTGTCTGTTGTTCCAGTCATTCACGGCGTGCTCCCCTTCTTTGTCGGCCTGCTTGGCGGCGTCACCGCGTACAACATTCACGTGGTTCCACCCAGAGAGCGACCGGCAACTATCGCAGTGATCGCCGGGACGCTCGTGACAGTCGGCTTCATTGCCCGGCTGCTCGTGACCCCACCGCCGACTGGCCTCCTGACGGAGGTAACCGTCCAACAGCTCCAGCTCGGCGCTGTCATCGTACTACTGGCTCTCGCTGTGCTGGCCAATCTAGAACGAATCGAGCCGCCACAGTCAGTGTCAAATCCCACCGAACCGATGGACCCACTGTCAGGCTGGAGAGGAGGTGACTGA